A portion of the Simkania negevensis Z genome contains these proteins:
- a CDS encoding glycosyltransferase family 2 protein, translating into MFKLLKKSQRQRAKVSLILLDWNVRESFHICHYLRSQTVSRDSFEIIVLEYYSQLTEAVKKFEEDIDTLAVLGMPDGCYYHKHLMYNIGALLAQGEIIVICDSDAMVKPTFIESILQFFETYPNHFLHMDQFRNHRQDLYPFSYPSFEEVIGPGCINYSDGKTTGVVETSDRLHRRNYGACLCMKRKDFFAIGGSDEHVDFVGHICGPYDLTFRLCNAGKEEVWHEEEFLYHTWHPGSDGIGEYLGPHDGYNVSSTSLEAIWTGRILPHVPHPLIIKIEQGKTVTEEEILKEGINDTHRQMTDLSFLKSAKSYAEKTYRFPLPKHSPLSSLHQLQFTFISLFQKVYGILKKKISQSPHASPSSPNVRFTLPILKKKISKLLTQAKQEWLTVTQATSGRKDLWNAISRLYHQKKPHYIVVNSKRDLMILSEFILWQGKMVLRPHNQIKLLYLNDLHDDKIKELLQTRPQLHLTANTVNEWKQMDQLKDLEYETL; encoded by the coding sequence ATGTTTAAACTTCTCAAAAAGTCTCAGCGTCAAAGAGCAAAAGTTAGCCTCATCTTGCTCGATTGGAATGTTCGCGAAAGTTTTCACATTTGTCATTATCTTAGATCGCAGACAGTTTCCCGAGACTCTTTTGAAATCATCGTCCTAGAATATTACTCTCAATTGACCGAGGCAGTCAAAAAATTTGAAGAAGATATCGATACATTAGCCGTCTTAGGCATGCCGGATGGATGTTACTATCACAAACACTTGATGTATAACATCGGCGCCCTTCTTGCCCAAGGAGAAATCATCGTGATTTGTGACTCAGATGCGATGGTGAAACCCACCTTCATCGAATCGATTCTTCAATTTTTTGAAACCTACCCCAATCATTTTCTCCATATGGATCAATTCCGCAACCATCGGCAAGACCTCTACCCCTTTTCTTACCCCTCATTTGAAGAAGTGATTGGCCCAGGTTGCATCAATTATTCAGACGGGAAAACAACTGGAGTTGTCGAAACCTCTGACCGGTTACATCGGCGCAATTATGGCGCTTGCCTTTGTATGAAACGAAAAGACTTTTTTGCAATTGGGGGTTCCGATGAACATGTCGACTTTGTCGGTCATATCTGTGGTCCGTACGATCTCACTTTCCGCCTGTGCAATGCGGGAAAAGAAGAAGTTTGGCACGAAGAAGAATTTCTTTATCACACCTGGCATCCAGGTTCAGATGGCATTGGGGAATATCTCGGCCCTCACGATGGATACAACGTGTCTTCAACATCCCTTGAAGCCATTTGGACAGGAAGAATATTGCCTCATGTTCCCCACCCCCTTATTATCAAAATTGAGCAAGGGAAAACCGTGACAGAAGAGGAGATTTTAAAAGAAGGAATCAATGACACACACCGGCAAATGACCGACCTTTCTTTTTTAAAGTCTGCAAAAAGCTATGCTGAAAAAACATATCGTTTCCCTCTTCCTAAACACTCTCCTCTTTCAAGCCTGCATCAGCTGCAATTCACCTTCATTTCTCTTTTTCAAAAAGTCTATGGAATTTTGAAGAAAAAGATTTCTCAGTCACCCCATGCGTCACCCAGCTCTCCAAACGTTCGATTCACCCTTCCTATTTTGAAGAAAAAGATTTCAAAGCTTTTAACTCAAGCTAAGCAAGAGTGGCTCACAGTCACTCAAGCAACTTCAGGGCGCAAAGATTTATGGAACGCCATTTCTCGCTTGTACCATCAAAAAAAACCACACTACATTGTCGTGAATTCAAAGCGCGATTTGATGATCCTGTCAGAATTTATTTTATGGCAGGGTAAAATGGTGCTACGCCCGCACAATCAGATCAAGCTTCTTTACCTTAACGATCTTCATGATGACAAGATCAAAGAGCTGCTGCAAACAAGACCCCAGCTGCACCTCACTGCAAACACCGTAAATGAGTGGAAACAAATGGATCAACTGAAAGATTTGGAGTATGAAACATTATGA
- a CDS encoding B12-binding domain-containing radical SAM protein yields MTEILFINPGAMHTVYQELGTSLSAIEPPSLAALFATYVRKKGAHAAILDAPALNLSPMQVAQWIEKEYNPTLVVMVVYGFQPSASTQNMMAAGETCREIKKRNPSLKILMTGTHIAALPQRTMEEEAVDFVCSGEGPQTIWGVYECLKNGSTQFDRVPSLLYRKGREIVATPKGPLLENLTEVMPGAAWDLLPMEKYRAHNWHCFENIDERQPYASLHTSLGCPYRCSFCCINAPFGGSSYRLWSPEAVISEIDLLVNRYGVKNIKFVDEMFVLNPRHVNSICDLLIERNYGLNIWAYARVDTVRDTFLDRLKRAGIRWLALGIESGSKHVRDGVEKGRFGAEDILRVVKNIQNAGINVIGNYIFGLPDDTNETMKETLDLALSANCEFANFYCAMAYPGSKLYTLAIEKGWDLPTEWIGYSQHAYETLPLRTDTLTAAEVLEFRDKAFHTYYSDPRYLSFIQNKFGKKVLMHIKEMNKIKLRRKIVENALVVETSF; encoded by the coding sequence ATGACCGAGATACTCTTTATTAATCCCGGCGCAATGCACACTGTTTACCAAGAGCTTGGAACCTCTCTTTCCGCAATTGAACCTCCCTCACTAGCAGCCCTTTTTGCAACCTATGTTCGAAAAAAAGGGGCACATGCTGCCATCCTCGATGCCCCAGCTTTAAACTTGAGCCCTATGCAAGTAGCGCAGTGGATTGAAAAAGAGTACAACCCGACATTAGTTGTCATGGTAGTTTATGGGTTTCAACCCTCCGCATCCACGCAAAACATGATGGCTGCAGGAGAAACGTGCCGAGAAATCAAAAAGAGAAACCCCTCTCTTAAGATTTTAATGACGGGAACGCACATTGCTGCTCTTCCCCAACGGACTATGGAAGAAGAAGCTGTGGATTTTGTCTGCAGCGGAGAAGGTCCTCAAACCATTTGGGGAGTGTATGAATGCTTGAAAAATGGCTCTACGCAATTTGACCGCGTTCCCAGCTTGCTTTACCGAAAGGGCAGAGAAATTGTCGCCACTCCGAAAGGACCTCTTCTAGAAAACTTAACTGAAGTCATGCCAGGCGCAGCCTGGGATCTTCTTCCTATGGAAAAGTACCGCGCACACAACTGGCACTGTTTTGAAAACATTGACGAGCGACAACCTTATGCTTCGCTCCACACGTCACTCGGCTGCCCCTACCGATGTTCCTTTTGTTGTATCAATGCTCCGTTTGGAGGCTCTTCTTATCGGTTATGGTCTCCTGAAGCAGTCATTAGTGAAATCGACCTTCTCGTCAATCGGTATGGAGTGAAAAACATCAAGTTTGTCGATGAGATGTTTGTGCTCAATCCGCGTCATGTCAATTCGATTTGTGACCTTTTGATTGAGCGCAATTATGGACTCAATATCTGGGCTTATGCCCGAGTGGATACAGTCCGTGATACTTTTTTAGATAGGCTTAAGCGGGCCGGTATTCGTTGGCTCGCGCTTGGGATTGAATCGGGCAGTAAACATGTACGTGATGGGGTCGAAAAAGGGCGGTTTGGTGCCGAAGACATCTTACGCGTGGTGAAAAATATCCAAAATGCCGGAATCAATGTGATTGGTAACTACATTTTTGGTCTCCCAGACGATACAAATGAAACCATGAAAGAAACACTCGATTTAGCCCTCTCAGCCAACTGTGAATTTGCCAATTTTTACTGCGCCATGGCTTATCCAGGATCAAAGCTCTACACTCTTGCAATTGAAAAAGGGTGGGACTTGCCAACCGAGTGGATTGGTTATTCCCAACACGCATACGAAACGCTTCCCTTAAGAACAGATACACTCACAGCAGCCGAAGTCCTTGAATTCCGTGATAAAGCCTTTCACACTTACTACTCAGACCCTCGCTACCTCTCTTTCATCCAAAACAAGTTCGGAAAAAAAGTCCTGATGCATATTAAAGAGATGAACAAAATTAAACTTCGCCGTAAAATCGTAGAAAATGCCTTAGTAGTGGAGACATCCTTCTGA